From Lycorma delicatula isolate Av1 chromosome 13, ASM4794821v1, whole genome shotgun sequence, a single genomic window includes:
- the Rpn2 gene encoding regulatory particle non-ATPase 2 produces MNITSAAGIISLLEEPMPELKIFALKKLDLIVDEFWPEISEAIQKIEILHEDKQFNQHELAALVASKVYYHLGSFSDSLQYALGAGNLFDVNSRNEYVDTIIAKCIDHYTALRINSENNKDALEIDPRLKAIVDRMFQRCLDDGQYKQALGLALETRRMDIFEKSIRESDDIPGMLSYAFQVTMATLDCRGFRNTVLRSLVNLYRNLAVPDYVNMCQCLIFLDDPLAVAYVLEKLSSESEDSTLMAYQIAFDMYESATQQFLGRVLQNLRIAAPIPQAAHVITKVVSADGASTSSSRVAMTAASLPADDPVIPEGPMRDINSLTEEEKVRQLRVTNLSKILSGEVSIDLHLQFLIRSNHTDMLILKNTKDAIRVSICHTATVIANAFMHSGTTSDQFLRENLEWLARATNWAKLTATASLGVIHRGHEQEALALMQSYLPKEAGPSSGFSEGGGLYALGLIHANHGAAITEYLLGQLKDAQNEMVRHGGCLGLGLAAMGTNRQDVYEQLKFNLYQDDAVTGEAAGIAMGMVMLGAKSSQAIEDMVAYAQETQHEKILRGLAVGIALNMYGRLEEADPLIESLCQDKDPILRRSGMYTITMAYCGTGSNLAIRKLLHVAVSDVNDDVRRAAVTGLGFLLFRTPEQCPSVVSLLAESYNPHVRYGAAMALGIACAGTGLKEAIALLDPMTNDPVNFVRQGALIASAMILIQHTEQTCPKVKDFRTLYSKVIVDKHEDVMAKFGAILAQGIIDAGGRNVTLTLQSRTGHTNMLAVVGTLVFTQYWYWFPLAHCLALAFTPTCLIALNAHLKMPKLEIRSNARPSIFAYPPALEEKKQEEREKVTTAVLSIAARARRRGASKVTEQNSSEKMEVDESSKDEDKEKKDKEKEEKKEEKKPEPNFEILTNPARVMKQQLKVLSLVDNSSYIPLKDVTIGGIVMVRHVKAGTEEEQLVEPVAAFGPKPDEDKEPEPPEPFEYTDD; encoded by the coding sequence atgAATATAACATCCGCTGCAGGGATAATATCCCTGTTGGAAGAACCTATGccggaattaaaaatattcgctttaaaaaaattagatttaatagtAGATGAATTTTGGCCAGAAATTTCGGAAGctatacaaaaaattgaaatattacatgAAGATAAGCAATTTAATCAGCATGAATTAGCTGCACTAGTAGCTAGTAAGGTGTATTATCATTTAGGATCATTCAGTGATTCATTGCAATATGCTCTGGGAGCTGGcaatttatttgatgtaaattCACGTAATGAATACGTGGATACCATTATTGCTAAATGTATCGATCATTATACAGCGTTAagaattaattctgaaaataataaagatgcACTGGAGATTGATCCACGATTGAAAGCTATCGTAGATCGTATGTTTCAAAGATGTTTAGATGATGGCCAGTATAAGCAAGCCCTTGGATTAGCTTTAGAAACACGACGTATGGATATTTTCGAAAAATCGATTAGGGAATCTGATGATATACCCGGTATGCTTTCATATGCATTTCAAGTAACTATGGCCACATTAGATTGTCGTGGTTTTCGTAATACTGTTTTACGATCATTAGTTAATCTTTATAGAAATCTAGCTGTACCAGATTATGTAAATATGTGTCAGTGTTTAATATTTCTTGATGATCCATTAGCTGTCGCTtacgttttagaaaaattaagttcTGAATCAGAAGATTCTACTTTAATGGCCTATCAAATTGCTTTTGATATGTATGAGTCAGCAACTCAACAATTTCTTGGCcgtgttttacaaaatttacgtaTAGCAGCTCCAATACCGCAAGCTGCACATGTTATAACAAAAGTTGTCTCAGCTGATGGTGCTTCTACATCATCATCAAGAGTCGCTATGACTGCAGCTTCATTACCGGCTGATGATCCTGTAATCCCTGAAGGGCCTATGAGGGATATAAACAGTTTAACTGAAGAAGAGAAGGTGCGTCAGTTACGTgtaacaaatttaagtaaaattttgagtgGTGAAGTCTCAATTGATTtacatttacagtttttaatcagAAGTAATCATACtgatatgttaatattaaaaaatacaaaagatgcAATTCGTGTGTCGATTTGTCATACTGCTACTGTTATCGCTAATGCATTTATGCATAGTGGTACTACCTCCGATCAGTTTTTACGTGAAAATTTAGAGTGGCTAGCTCGTGCAACGAATTGGGCAAAATTAACAGCGACTGCATCTCTTGGTGTAATACATCGTGGACATGAACAAGAAGCTTTAGCATTAATGCAAAGTTATTTACCAAAAGAAGCTGGTCCTAGCTCAGGATTTTCTGAAGGAGGTGGGTTGTATGCATTAGGTTTAATACATGCAAATCATGGTGCAGCTATTACTGAGTATTTATTAGGACAGTTAAAAGATGCGCAGAATGAGATGGTTAGACATGGAGGTTGTTTAGGTTTAGGTCTAGCAGCAATGGGGACTAATCGACAAGATGTGTATGAacagttgaaatttaatttatatcaagaTGATGCTGTTACCGGTGAAGCAGCCGGTATTGCAATGGGAATGGTCATGCTTGGTGCAAAATCATCACAAGCGATCGAAGATATGGTAGCATACGCTCAGGAAACccaacatgaaaaaattttacgAGGTCTTGCTGTTGGTATTGCATTAAATATGTACGGACGTTTAGAAGAAGCCGATCCATTAATTGAATCGCTTTGTCAAGACAAGGATCCAATTTTACGTCGATCTGGAATGTATACGATCACAATGGCGTACTGTGGTACCGGTTCAAATCTAGCTATTAGAAAATTACTTCATGTTGCCGTATCTGATGTAAACGATGATGTACGTCGTGCTGCAGTAACCGGTTTAGGGTTTTTACTGTTTAGAACACCAGAACAATGTCCAAGTGTTGTTTCTTTACTTGCTGAAAGTTATAATCCTCATGTACGTTATGGTGCTGCCATGGCTCTTGGTATAGCATGTGCCGGAACCGGCTTAAAAGAAGCCATCGCATTATTAGATCCTATGACAAATGATCCGGTAAATTTTGTACGTCAAGGTGCATTGATTGCATCAGCAATGATTTTGATTCAGCACACAGAACAGACGTGTCCGAAAGTTAAAGATTTTCGTACATTGTATTCTAAAGTTATCGTCGATAAACATGAAGATGTAATGGCAAAATTCGGTGCAATTTTGGCACAAGGAATTATCGATGCAGGTGGACGTAATGTTACCTTAACATTACAGTCACGAACCGGGCACACAAATATGTTAGCTGTTGTCGGTACACTTGTATTTACCCAATATTGGTACTGGTTCCCTTTAGCGCATTGCCTTGCGTTGGCGTTTACACCAACATGTCTTATCGCATTAAATGCACACCTTAAAATGCCAAAATTAGAAATACGTAGTAACGCACGACCGTCAATATTCGCATATCCTCCGGCATTAGAAGAAAAGAAACaagaagaaagagaaaaggtTACGACCGCCGTATTAAGTATTGCAGCGCGTGCTAGAAGAAGAGGTGCATCAAAAGTAACTGAACAGAATTCATCCGAGAAAATGGAAGTGGATGAGAGCAGTAAAGATGAAGATAAAGagaaaaaggataaagaaaaggaggagaaaaaagaagaaaagaaaccggaaccaaattttgaaattttaacaaatcctGCCAGAGTAATGAAACAACAATTAAAG
- the Gas41 gene encoding YEATS domain-containing protein 4 Gas41, whose protein sequence is MALPADYGPESSGRMKGVTIIKPIVYGNVARYFGKKREEDGHTHQWTVYVKPYNNEDMSRYVRKIHYKLHDSYSTPNRIVPKPPYEITETGWGEFEIVIKIYFHDPNERPVTLYHILKLFQGGPDVMLGKNTVVSEFYEEIVFQDPTNYMHNCLMAASLHPLVPGPWNHETNFEEKKEKTLANIIFAKNKIRQEINTYKERLKLAKETIAKFKAEIIKQQMSGGGTSENFSHGLEKGQKKFSGAASSLILVMSCH, encoded by the exons aTGGCATTACCCGCAGATTACGGTCCGGAATCAAGTGGGAGGATGAAA GGTGTTACCATTATAAAACCAATAGTCTACGGTAATGTTGCTCGTTATTTTGGTAAAAAACGTGAGGAAGACGGTCACACTCATCAGTGGACAGTATATGTAAAACCATACAATAATGAAGATATGTCACGCTATGttagaaaaatacattataaattgcATGACAGTTATTCAACACCAAATAGAATTGTTCCTAAACCGCCTTATGAAATTACTGAAACTGGGTGGGGTGAAtttgaaatagttattaaaatatattttcacgatcCAAATGAAAGACCA gttacattgtatcacattttgaaattatttcaaggTGGTCCAGATGTAATGTTAGGAAAAAATACAGTAGTAtcagaattttatgaagaaattgtTTTTCAAGATCCGACTAATTATATGCATAATTGTCTTATGGCCGCTTCATTGCATCCTTTAGTACCTGGACCGTGGAACCATGAAACTAACT ttgaagaaaaaaaagaaaaaacattagcgaacataatttttgccaaaaataaaatacgtcaagaaataaatacatacaaagagCGTTTAAAACTTGCTAAAGAAACAATTGCtaaatttaaagcagaaattataaaacaacaaatgagTGGTGGGGGAACATCAG aaaactttagccacggccttgaaaagggccagaaaaaattttctggagcagcatcctCACTAATTTTAGTTATGAGCTGCCACTGA